One genomic window of Nisaea sp. includes the following:
- the rimP gene encoding ribosome maturation factor RimP, giving the protein MTQQLNEKIAAMIGPSIESMGYDLVRVMFTGGKQAVLQIMAERSDRAQMTVEDCASISRAVSLIVDVEDPISGEYNLEVSSPGIDRPLVRPDDYDRFAGFEAKIELEVAVNGQKRFRGEVLGSENGDTIVIDKGGERMSFPFASIRTAKLVLTDALIAAAERGEI; this is encoded by the coding sequence GTGACGCAGCAACTGAACGAGAAGATCGCCGCGATGATCGGCCCCTCAATTGAATCGATGGGCTACGATCTCGTGCGGGTGATGTTCACCGGTGGAAAGCAGGCGGTTCTCCAGATCATGGCGGAGCGCTCCGACCGGGCCCAGATGACGGTTGAGGATTGCGCGAGCATCAGCCGGGCGGTTTCCCTGATTGTTGATGTCGAGGATCCGATTTCCGGAGAGTATAATCTGGAAGTCAGCTCTCCCGGCATCGACCGGCCGCTGGTTCGGCCGGATGATTACGACCGGTTCGCCGGCTTCGAAGCGAAGATCGAGCTCGAGGTCGCGGTGAACGGACAAAAACGGTTCCGGGGCGAAGTGCTTGGTTCCGAGAATGGTGATACCATCGTGATTGATAAGGGAGGGGAGCGTATGAGCTTCCCGTTCGCATCGATCCGGACGGCGAAATTGGTTTTGACCGATGCTTTGATCGCCGCCGCTGAACGCGGCGAGATCTGA
- the nusA gene encoding transcription termination factor NusA — protein sequence METATQPKLELIQVADVVAREKGIERDEVLEAMEQAIQKAGRSKYGHDHDIRANIDRQTGAIELMRVTEVVDEVEDEVTQIPLAAAQKRNPELKVGDLIVDPLPPIDFGRIAAQTAKQVIVQKVREAERTRQFAEFKDRVGEVVNGIVKRVEFGNVTIDLGRAEAVLRRDELLPRESFRNGDRVRAYIYDVREEQRGPQIFLSRTHPQFMANLFKQEVPEIYDGIIEIKSVARDPGSRAKIAVISYDGSIDPVGACVGMRGSRVQAVVGELQGEKIDIIPWSEDPATFVVNALAPAEVSKVVLDEEQRRIEVVVPDDQLSLAIGRRGQNVRLASILTGWDIDILTEAEESERRQEEFKTRSRTFIDSLDIDDVIAHLLVAEGFSTVDEIAYSPLEDLVSIEGFDADIAEELQNRALVFAEAERTRLQDQTKELGVAEDLLAFEGLTLAHVVKLAEQGVKTLDDLADLAGDELIEMLPDAGFDQDSANGVIMAARAHWFEDEEGDEPDAGAEDAAGEAHDETPAT from the coding sequence ATGGAAACGGCAACCCAACCCAAGCTTGAACTGATTCAGGTCGCTGACGTTGTTGCGCGCGAAAAAGGCATCGAGCGCGACGAGGTGCTTGAGGCGATGGAGCAGGCGATCCAGAAAGCCGGTCGCTCCAAATATGGCCATGATCACGACATTCGGGCGAATATCGACCGTCAAACCGGCGCCATCGAGCTGATGCGCGTTACCGAGGTTGTCGACGAGGTCGAGGACGAGGTGACGCAGATCCCGCTTGCCGCTGCGCAAAAGCGGAACCCGGAGCTGAAGGTCGGCGATCTGATCGTCGATCCGCTGCCGCCGATCGATTTCGGCCGAATCGCCGCGCAGACCGCCAAGCAGGTGATCGTGCAGAAAGTCCGCGAGGCCGAGCGCACCCGTCAGTTCGCCGAATTCAAGGATCGGGTCGGCGAAGTCGTCAACGGCATCGTCAAGCGGGTCGAGTTCGGCAACGTCACCATCGATCTCGGCCGGGCCGAGGCGGTGCTGCGCCGTGACGAGCTGCTGCCGCGCGAAAGCTTCCGGAACGGTGATCGTGTCCGGGCCTACATCTATGACGTCCGCGAAGAACAGCGCGGCCCGCAGATCTTCCTGTCCCGTACCCATCCGCAGTTCATGGCCAACCTGTTCAAGCAGGAAGTGCCGGAAATCTACGACGGTATCATCGAGATCAAGTCGGTCGCCCGTGATCCGGGCAGCCGCGCGAAGATTGCTGTGATCTCCTACGATGGCAGCATCGATCCGGTCGGCGCCTGCGTCGGCATGCGCGGCTCGCGCGTGCAGGCCGTGGTCGGTGAATTGCAGGGTGAGAAGATCGATATCATTCCGTGGTCCGAGGATCCGGCGACCTTCGTGGTCAACGCTCTGGCCCCGGCTGAAGTCAGCAAGGTTGTTCTCGATGAAGAACAGCGCCGCATCGAAGTCGTGGTGCCGGACGACCAGCTCAGCCTGGCCATCGGCCGCCGCGGCCAGAACGTACGTCTCGCCTCGATCCTGACCGGCTGGGATATCGACATCCTGACCGAGGCCGAGGAATCCGAGCGCCGCCAGGAAGAGTTCAAGACACGGTCGCGGACATTCATCGACTCTCTTGATATCGATGACGTGATTGCTCATCTGCTGGTAGCTGAAGGTTTCAGCACGGTTGACGAGATTGCCTACTCGCCGCTTGAGGATCTGGTCAGCATCGAAGGTTTCGATGCGGATATCGCCGAAGAACTGCAGAACCGGGCACTGGTTTTTGCTGAGGCGGAGCGTACCCGCCTGCAGGACCAGACCAAGGAACTTGGCGTTGCCGAAGACCTGCTCGCTTTTGAAGGTCTGACGCTGGCGCATGTCGTCAAGCTGGCCGAACAGGGTGTGAAGACGCTGGACGATCTGGCCGATCTGGCCGGCGACGAACTCATCGAAATGCTGCCCGATGCCGGTTTTGACCAGGATTCCGCCAATGGCGTGATCATGGCGGCCCGGGCTCACTGGTTCGAAGACGAAGAGGGCGACGAGCCCGACGCTGGCGCCGAAGACGCTGCTGGGGAGGCTCATGACGAGACCCCAGCAACATGA
- a CDS encoding RNA-binding protein codes for MTRPQQHEHLALVDGGDLGRNLRRCIATGESGETERMIRFVIGPDDTVVPDLSEKLPGRGLWVTASRDALTEASKKRAFSRAAKQKVAVREDLVEAVEAMLVASTQSLIGLARRAGAAIAGHAKVEDALRHRKASLLIEASDGAVDARERMTRLGDGVRTEALLTRSELGAAFDREQTVHAAILAAGDHSKGLTARLTREFARLSGFRGDISRLGLENSG; via the coding sequence ATGACGAGACCCCAGCAACATGAGCACCTCGCATTAGTCGATGGCGGTGATCTAGGCCGTAATCTGCGGCGCTGCATCGCCACCGGCGAAAGCGGCGAAACGGAGCGGATGATCAGGTTCGTCATCGGGCCTGATGATACGGTGGTTCCGGATCTGTCCGAAAAACTCCCGGGTCGTGGCCTCTGGGTGACGGCGAGCCGTGATGCGCTCACCGAAGCCAGCAAGAAGCGGGCTTTTTCGCGGGCGGCGAAGCAGAAGGTCGCGGTCCGAGAGGATCTCGTCGAGGCAGTGGAAGCCATGCTTGTCGCCTCGACCCAATCTCTTATCGGTCTGGCCCGCCGGGCCGGTGCGGCCATTGCGGGTCACGCCAAGGTGGAAGACGCCTTGCGCCACAGAAAGGCCTCGCTCCTTATTGAAGCGTCCGATGGCGCCGTCGATGCCCGGGAGCGCATGACGCGCCTCGGGGACGGGGTTCGGACTGAAGCTCTTCTGACGCGCTCCGAGCTCGGAGCCGCGTTTGATCGGGAGCAAACAGTACACGCGGCCATCCTGGCGGCGGGAGACCATTCGAAGGGCCTGACGGCCCGATTGACACGAGAATTTGCAAGACTATCGGGTTTCCGGGGCGATATTTCGCGACTCGGGTTGGAAAACAGCGGCTAG
- the infB gene encoding translation initiation factor IF-2 has product MTTSNETDRKKLSLSGKKLSLGKSADTDQVKQSFSHGRSKTVQVERRKKRAGGPGGFGGDAGGLSAEERERRTRALKEGLRQQEEAATAAAAATPAAPVAEAAVEAAAEPAPAPEPVDRRQAELEEMRKIADAEGKVRDEEAARLAEEAAAREAKLKAEQAAARPAESRNSPAARAADPAQPAPAADDDDGRRVKRRTSGAPGRPSGAPATPDRRPAPTPNRRGEQRRRSGKLTVSQALDDRGGERSRSLASVRRAREREKQRLREEGGEQAKQIRDVVIPDAITVQELANRMAERAGDVIKSLMKMGMMATITQSIDSDTAELVVAEFGHRSKRVSESDVELQLQGKDDAPEDMQPRAPIVTVMGHVDHGKTSLLDALRRSDVAGGEAGGITQHIGAYQVTVPSGAKITFLDTPGHEAFTEMRARGANVTDIVVLVVAADDGIMAQTVEAIRHAKAAGCPIIVAVNKCDLPDSDPSRVRQELLQHEIVVEEMGGDVLAVDVSAKTRAGLDKLEEAILLQAEVLEVKANPDRRAEGAVIEAKMEKGRGSVATVLVTKGTLKVGDIFVAGAEWGRVRALLGDHGQRTDNAGPSIPVEVLGLQGTPVAGDEFAVVETEAQAREIAEYRQRVMREKSAVAGARGSVEQMLSAIAAGQAEELPVVIKTDVHGSLEAIRSTLEKISNDAVAVRILHGAVGGISESDVALAKASSALIIGFNVRANPQARDMAQQEGLEIRYYSIIYELIDDIKAALTGMLSPDLKEEFLGNAEIREVFNITKVGKVGGCMVTEGMLRRAAKVRLLRDSVVIHEGTLKTLKRFKDEVKEVREGYECGAAFENYNDIQAGDLIECFEVKEVARSLESVQRASTSS; this is encoded by the coding sequence ATGACAACAAGCAACGAGACTGATCGCAAGAAACTGAGCCTGTCCGGAAAGAAGCTTTCCCTTGGGAAGTCTGCCGACACGGATCAGGTTAAGCAGAGCTTTTCCCACGGGCGCTCCAAGACTGTTCAGGTCGAGCGGCGCAAGAAGCGCGCCGGCGGTCCCGGCGGGTTTGGAGGCGACGCTGGAGGCTTGAGCGCGGAAGAGCGGGAACGCCGGACGCGGGCACTGAAAGAGGGCCTGCGTCAGCAGGAGGAGGCCGCGACGGCCGCCGCCGCTGCGACTCCGGCAGCGCCGGTAGCTGAGGCTGCTGTTGAAGCTGCCGCTGAGCCGGCACCGGCACCCGAGCCTGTTGATCGGCGTCAGGCTGAACTTGAAGAAATGCGCAAGATTGCGGATGCCGAAGGTAAAGTCCGCGATGAGGAAGCCGCGCGGCTCGCCGAAGAGGCTGCAGCACGCGAGGCCAAGCTCAAGGCTGAACAGGCCGCGGCACGGCCGGCGGAGTCCCGGAATTCTCCGGCAGCACGCGCGGCGGATCCGGCGCAACCTGCACCGGCTGCCGATGATGATGATGGACGGCGCGTCAAGCGCCGCACCTCCGGTGCGCCTGGCCGCCCGTCCGGCGCCCCGGCCACTCCGGATCGGCGCCCGGCGCCGACCCCGAACCGGCGTGGCGAACAGCGCCGCCGGTCCGGTAAACTTACCGTATCCCAGGCACTGGATGATCGTGGTGGCGAACGCTCCCGCAGTCTCGCATCTGTGCGCCGTGCCCGTGAACGCGAAAAGCAGCGGCTGCGGGAAGAGGGCGGCGAGCAGGCCAAGCAGATCCGTGACGTGGTTATTCCGGACGCAATCACCGTCCAGGAACTCGCGAACCGTATGGCCGAACGTGCCGGCGACGTGATCAAATCGCTCATGAAAATGGGCATGATGGCGACCATCACGCAGTCCATCGACAGCGACACGGCCGAACTGGTCGTTGCCGAGTTCGGGCACCGTTCCAAGCGCGTGTCCGAGTCCGACGTTGAACTTCAGCTCCAGGGCAAGGACGACGCTCCGGAGGACATGCAGCCCCGTGCACCGATTGTCACGGTCATGGGCCATGTCGATCACGGCAAGACCTCGCTGCTCGACGCGCTCCGGCGTTCCGATGTGGCTGGTGGCGAAGCAGGCGGCATCACCCAGCATATCGGTGCCTATCAGGTGACCGTGCCGTCTGGCGCGAAAATCACCTTCCTCGATACGCCGGGTCACGAAGCCTTCACTGAAATGCGGGCGCGCGGTGCCAACGTCACGGACATCGTTGTCCTGGTGGTGGCGGCCGATGACGGCATCATGGCGCAGACGGTTGAAGCCATCCGGCATGCGAAAGCCGCTGGCTGCCCGATCATCGTCGCAGTCAACAAGTGCGACCTTCCGGACTCCGATCCGAGCCGTGTGCGTCAGGAACTTCTGCAGCACGAGATCGTGGTCGAGGAAATGGGCGGCGACGTTCTGGCCGTGGATGTGTCCGCGAAGACCAGGGCCGGTCTCGACAAGCTTGAGGAAGCAATTCTTCTGCAGGCCGAGGTGCTTGAAGTCAAAGCCAACCCGGATCGCCGCGCCGAAGGTGCCGTGATTGAGGCGAAGATGGAAAAGGGACGCGGCAGCGTCGCGACCGTCCTCGTCACGAAGGGTACGCTCAAAGTTGGCGATATCTTCGTTGCCGGTGCCGAATGGGGCCGGGTGCGGGCGCTTCTGGGCGATCACGGACAGCGTACGGACAATGCCGGCCCGAGTATTCCGGTCGAGGTTCTTGGTCTGCAGGGTACACCGGTCGCGGGTGATGAATTCGCGGTGGTCGAGACTGAAGCCCAGGCACGCGAGATTGCCGAATACCGGCAGCGTGTTATGCGCGAGAAGTCGGCTGTTGCCGGCGCGCGTGGCTCCGTCGAGCAGATGCTGTCGGCCATTGCGGCCGGTCAGGCCGAGGAATTGCCGGTGGTCATCAAGACCGACGTGCACGGCTCCCTCGAAGCAATCCGTTCGACACTCGAGAAGATCTCCAATGATGCTGTTGCCGTGCGCATTCTGCATGGTGCCGTTGGCGGTATCAGCGAGTCCGATGTCGCGCTGGCGAAAGCTTCTAGCGCGCTGATCATCGGGTTCAACGTCCGGGCCAACCCGCAGGCGCGGGACATGGCGCAGCAGGAAGGTCTCGAGATCCGCTATTACTCGATCATCTATGAGCTGATCGATGACATCAAAGCGGCGCTCACCGGCATGCTGTCTCCGGATCTCAAGGAAGAGTTCCTTGGCAATGCGGAAATCCGCGAGGTCTTCAACATCACCAAGGTCGGTAAGGTCGGCGGCTGTATGGTTACCGAGGGCATGCTCCGGCGTGCGGCCAAGGTTCGTCTGCTGCGCGACAGCGTGGTGATCCACGAAGGCACGCTGAAGACGCTCAAGCGCTTCAAGGACGAGGTCAAGGAAGTCCGCGAGGGTTACGAGTGCGGCGCCGCCTTCGAGAATTACAACGACATTCAGGCCGGCGACCTCATCGAGTGTTTCGAGGTGAAGGAAGTCGCGCGGAGCCTGGAATCAGTCCAGCGGGCCAGCACCTCGTCCTGA
- the rbfA gene encoding 30S ribosome-binding factor RbfA: protein MVGSHPDKPGRGGRAPSQRQLRIGEEVRHVLAGVFQRGDLHDPELEGASITVSEVSVSPDLRNANVFVMPLGGSNVDHVLGGLKRAAPYLRTMLAKQMSLRTVPRLRFIIDNAFETANRINEVFQNPVVRADLEKKDETDEGGNGA, encoded by the coding sequence ATGGTTGGATCGCACCCTGACAAACCGGGGCGGGGCGGACGAGCGCCGTCACAGCGCCAGCTGCGTATTGGCGAGGAAGTGCGTCACGTACTGGCTGGCGTTTTTCAGCGCGGAGATCTGCACGACCCCGAACTGGAAGGCGCTTCGATCACGGTCAGCGAGGTCTCGGTAAGCCCGGACCTGCGCAATGCGAATGTGTTCGTTATGCCTCTCGGCGGCAGCAATGTGGATCACGTGCTCGGCGGGCTGAAGCGCGCCGCGCCGTATCTGCGGACGATGCTGGCCAAACAGATGTCGCTGCGTACCGTGCCGCGTCTTCGCTTTATCATCGACAATGCGTTCGAGACCGCCAACCGGATCAACGAGGTGTTCCAGAACCCTGTGGTACGCGCGGATCTCGAGAAGAAAGACGAGACGGACGAGGGCGGCAATGGCGCGTAG